One part of the Arabidopsis thaliana chromosome 1 sequence genome encodes these proteins:
- the BRX-LIKE3 gene encoding BREVIS RADIX-like 3 (BREVIS RADIX-like 3 (BRX-LIKE3); FUNCTIONS IN: molecular_function unknown; INVOLVED IN: biological_process unknown; LOCATED IN: cellular_component unknown; EXPRESSED IN: 13 plant structures; EXPRESSED DURING: 7 growth stages; CONTAINS InterPro DOMAIN/s: Disease resistance/zinc finger/chromosome condensation-like region (InterPro:IPR013591); BEST Arabidopsis thaliana protein match is: DZC (Disease resistance/zinc finger/chromosome condensation-like region) domain containing protein (TAIR:AT3G14000.2); Has 729 Blast hits to 418 proteins in 28 species: Archae - 0; Bacteria - 1; Metazoa - 0; Fungi - 0; Plants - 726; Viruses - 0; Other Eukaryotes - 2 (source: NCBI BLink).) has protein sequence MLTCIACTKQLNTNNGGSTREEDEEHGVIGTPRTKQAIKSLTSQLKDMAVKASGAYKNCKPCSGTTNRNQNRNYADSDAASDSGRFHYSYQRAGTATSTPKIWGNEMESRLKGISSEEGTPTSMSGRTESIVFMEDDEVKEWVAQVEPGVLITFVSLPQGGNDLKRIRFSREMFNKWQAQKWWVENFEKVMELYNVQFNQQSVPLQTPPVSEDGGSQIQSVKDSPVTPPLERERPHRNIPGSSGFASTPKLSSISGTKTETSSIDGSARSSSVDRSEEVSVSNASDMESEWVEQDEPGIYITIRALPDGNRELRRVRFSRDKFGETHARLWWEQNRARIQQQYL, from the exons ATGCTGACGTGTATAGCTTGCACGAAGCAGCTTAACACCAACAATGGCGGATCTACtcgagaagaagatgaagaacacgGAGTTATTGGTACCCCTAGGACTAAGCAAGCGATTAAATCACTGACGTCACAG CTAAAAGACATGGCAGTAAAGGCTTCAGGGGCATACAAAAACTGCAAACCGTGTTCTGGGACAACAAACCGGAATCAGAATCGAAACTATGCTGATTCGGATGCTGCTTCAGATTCTGGAAGATTCCATTATTCATACCAGAGAGCTGGGACTGCAACCTCAACTCCTAAGATTTGGGGGAATGAAATGGAGTCAAGGTTAAAAGGGATTTCTAGTGAAGAAGGTACACCTACGTCTATGAGTGGTCGAACAGAATCCATAGTGTTCATGGAGGATGATGAGGTCAAGGAATGGGTTGCTCAAGTGGAGCCTGGTGTTCTCATCACATTTGTGTCATTGCCTCAGGGAGGGAATGATCTTAAGAGAATTCGGTTCAG TCGTGAGATGTTTAATAAATGGCAAGCTCAAAAATGGTGGGTGGAGAATTTCGAGAAGGTCATGGAGTTATACAACGTGCAGTTCAATCAGCAGAGCGTACCGCTTCAAACTCCTCCTGTATCTGAAGATGGG GGCTCACAAATACAGTCCGTGAAGGACAGTCCTGTAACTCCACCGCTGGAAAGAGAGCGACCTCACCGCAATATTCCAGGCTCTTCTGGTTTTGCTTCAACCCCAAAGCTCTCTAGCATCAGCGGAACCAAGACTGAAACATCATCTATCGATGGTTCTGCTAGAAGTAGCTCGGTAGATCGATCCGAGGAGGTCTCAGTGAGTAACGCAAGTGACATGGAAAGTGAATGGGTAGAACAAGATGAGCCTGGTATCTATATTACTATCAGAGCTTTACCAGATGGAAATCGCGAGCTTAGGCGAGTTCGATTCAG CCGAGACAAGTTTGGGGAAACACATGCGAGGTTATGGTGGGAACAAAACAGAGCGCGTATACAACAGCAATACTTGTGA
- the SPL2 gene encoding E3 Ubiquitin ligase family protein (E3 Ubiquitin ligase family protein; FUNCTIONS IN: zinc ion binding; LOCATED IN: endomembrane system; EXPRESSED IN: 23 plant structures; EXPRESSED DURING: 13 growth stages; CONTAINS InterPro DOMAIN/s: Zinc finger, RING-type (InterPro:IPR001841), E3 Ubiquitin ligase (InterPro:IPR022170); BEST Arabidopsis thaliana protein match is: E3 Ubiquitin ligase family protein (TAIR:AT1G59560.1); Has 1960 Blast hits to 1959 proteins in 225 species: Archae - 0; Bacteria - 0; Metazoa - 1182; Fungi - 34; Plants - 350; Viruses - 140; Other Eukaryotes - 254 (source: NCBI BLink).): protein MSSPERALLNLLTDIALSFDGAILGLTLAVSAVGSALKYASTNAALKKIKDAPEVSISDLRSLLPASEDKSETNDNRKSNDQRIVVVRGVVKPKISGDEGYKNNNVLISPETGDKALIIQRTQTYVYSGWKRLFQSTGHRFMLERSLRKHGADFTRTVPFVIVGKDQQSNSSFVAVNMDGSRQPLPLTTVYNRLQPINSSFLQAFLYPDYPVGLLDIEKILPPGKDITAVGIYSFNNGVPEIKSCQDLPYFLSEMTKDKMIEDLMEQTNFIFLGSVILGIVSVGILSYAAVRTWNKWKQWNHQRELPQRPNDSVVDDEPEDADEIPDGELCVICVSRRRVPAFIPCGHVVCCRRCASTVERELNPKCPVCLQSIRGSMRVYYS from the exons ATGTCCTCGCCGGAGCGTGCTCTCTTGAATCTATTGACGGACATCGCTCTCTCCTTCGACGGCGCAATCCTCGGACTGACTTTAGCTGTTAGCGCCGTCGGTTCTGCTCTCAAGTATGCTTCTACCAACGCCGCGttgaagaagatcaaagatgCACCCGAAGTCTCCATTTCCGACCTCCGATCACTGCTTCCGGCTTCTGAAGACAAATCAGAGACTAACGATAACAGGAAGAGCAATGATCAGCGAATCGTTGTGGTTCGCGGAGTCGTCAAACCGAAAATTTCCGGTGATGAGGGTTACAAGAACAACAACGTGTTAATCTCTCCGGAGACTGGAGATAAAGCTCTTATCATTCAGAGAACGCAAACT TATGTGTATAGTGGATGGAAGAGATTGTTTCAGTCCACTGGTCACCGGTTTATGTTGGAGAGATCATTGCGCAAACACGGTGCTGATTTTACGAGAACG GTCCCATTTGTCATTGTTGGAAAGGATCAGCAATCGAACTCTAGTTTTGTCGCTGTTAACATGGATGGCTCAAGGCAACCTCTTCCGCTTACCACTGTGTATAATCGCTTGCAGCCTATTAATTCTTCGTTTCTTCAAGCCTTTTTGTACCCCGATTATCCt GTTGGTCTGCTTGATATAGAGAAGATTTTACCACCTGGGAAAGATATAACAGCTGTTGGCATCTACAGTTTTAATAATGGAGTTCCTGAAATCAAATCGTGCCAAGATCTTCCTTATTTCTT ATCAGAGATGACCAAGGACAAGATGATTGAGGACCTTATGGAACAGACCAACTTTATATTCTTGGGCAGCGTTATCTTGGGCATTGTGTCTGTTGGCATCCTTAGCTATGCTGCTGTCAG GACCTGGAATAAATGGAAACAATGGAACCATCAGAGAGAACTGCCACAGAGACCGAACGATTCTGTGGTCGATGATGAACCCGAAGATGCAGATGAAATCCCAGATGGAGAATTGTGTGTGATCTGCGTGTCAAGAAGGAGAGTACCTGCGTTTATTCCCTGTGGACATGTAGTATGTTGCAGGCGATGTGCTTCAACCGTGGAACGAGAGTTAAACCCTAAGTGTCCAGTTTGTCTTCAGAGCATTAGGGGATCTATGCGTGTATATTACTCTTAG
- the CID3 gene encoding CTC-interacting domain 3 (CTC-interacting domain 3 (CID3); CONTAINS InterPro DOMAIN/s: LsmAD domain (InterPro:IPR009604), Ataxin-2, C-terminal (InterPro:IPR009818); BEST Arabidopsis thaliana protein match is: CTC-interacting domain 4 (TAIR:AT3G14010.3); Has 939 Blast hits to 759 proteins in 220 species: Archae - 0; Bacteria - 26; Metazoa - 423; Fungi - 216; Plants - 125; Viruses - 0; Other Eukaryotes - 149 (source: NCBI BLink).) translates to MKPVLHSGSSSNGFSHRRFEKEAWMNNAQPSVDNTENGWDAESVDTPSQKLLVYFTTCNIGHQVEVHLKNGSVYSGIFHAANVEKDFGIILKMACLIRDSRGTKSRTVSKPSSKLLKIPADELVQVIAKDLPLSSDSVSDSVQCEKPLELLTDSLISQFYNVDLERELKPWVPDEDVPDCSDLENVFDDPWKRGWNQFEVNKTLFGVTSTFDEELYTTKLERGPGTRELEEQALRIAREIVGENTRDIHVAEERGLQLSGKFDIDEETKYSSVCATNRFDDTCYEDDEEEEEDILLDCCNNLTFGDSSASDGKEPASTGKFYEDSWGDSLHLRSNKMVDQSWSNSNKHTRQLMSELPSKDFPVAGNNIRNESQLGEQRKSKFLGASLFKKPSEESVSGFEDAPPPVKPSFIDGRLGLLSDRAKSENSSGWPGSSISRNSENSAASSASNLPILSPSSSGSLSSEKSTLNPNAKEFKLNPNAKSFKPSPSATRPQSPQSPVFDGSFYYPPVPPMPGLHIRYGTGAAFPGQQHPMMYNNTTQLSPNQTYYSPNSPQYPQPMMVTQQRPILFMPPTPYQPEMPYKGRDSY, encoded by the exons ATGAAGCCTGTTCTTCACTCGGGTTCTTCATCCAATGGATTTTCACACAGGAGATTTGAAAAGGAGGCATGGATGAATAACGCACAGCCTTCTGTTGACAATACag AAAACGGTTGGGACGCTGAAAGTGTGGATACCCCTTCTCAGAAGCTGTTAGTGTATTTCACAACTTGTAATATTGGACATCAGGTAGAAGTTCATCTCAAAAATGGATCTGTTTACAGCGGCATATTTCATGCTGCTAATGTGGAGAAGGATTTTG GAATCATTTTGAAAATGGCATGCTTGATTAGGGATTCACGAGGAACCAAATCCCGTACTGTCAGCAAGCCATCTTCAAAGCTACTCAAAATCCCTGCTGACGAACTTGTGCAAGTTATAGCTAAG GACCTTCCTCTATCCAGCGATAGCGTCTCAGATTCTGTTCAGTGCGAGAAACCTTTAGAGCTGTTGACAGACTCTCTGATATCACAGTTTTATAATGTTGATTTGGAAAGAGAGCTGAAACCTTGGGTACCTGATGAAGATGTTCCAGACTGTTCAGATCTGGAGAATGTGTTTGATGATCCTTGGAAGAG GGGCTGGAATCAGTTTGAGGTCAATAAGACATTATTTGGAGTAACAAGCACTTTTGATGAGGAACTGTATACCACAAAACTTGAGAGAGGTCCTGGAACGAGGGAGCTAGAAGAGCAAGCCTTAAGGATTGCGAGAGAGATTGTGGGTGAGAATACCCGAGATATTCACGTAGCAGAG GAAAGAGGGCTCCAGCTTAGTGGAAAGTTTGATATTGATGAGGAAACCAAATACTCATCGGTCTGTGCGACTAATAGATTTGATGATACGTGTtatgaagacgatgaagaagaagaagaagatatattaTTGGATTGCTGCAACAATTTGACTTTTGGTGATTCTTCTGCTTCTGATGGCAAGGAACCTGCTTCAACTGGCAAATTCTATGAAGATTCATGG GGTGACAGCCTGCATTTACGGAGTAACAAAATGGTAGATCAGAGCTGGTCGAACTCAAATAAGCATACTCGCCAGCTTATGTCCGAACTGCCATCCAAAGATTTTCCTGTTGCAGGAAACAACATCAG GAATGAGAGCCAGCTTGGTGAGCAAAGAAAGAGCAAATTCCTAGGGGCTTCCCtttttaaaaag CCATCTGAGGAATCAGTGTCTGGTTTTGAAG ATGCACCACCACCTGTGAAGCCAAGTTTCATTGATGGAAGACTCGGTCTACTCTCTGACAGAGCAAAGTCTGAGAACTCTTCTGGGTGGCCTGGAAGCTCCATTTCTAGAAATTCAGAAAACTCTGCAGCTTCCTCAGCATCAAATCTTCCAATACTGTCACCAAGCTCTTCGGGTTCTTTATCATCAGAAAAATCCACACTCAACCCAAATGCTAAG GAATTTAAACTGAACCCTAACGCAAAGAGTTTCAAACCATCTCCATCAGCAACACGTCCTCAATCTCCTCAATCTCCAGTCTTTGACGGATCATTCTATTATCCTCCTGTTCCACCCATGCCAGGACTACATATTCGATACGGA ACGGGAGCAGCATTCCCTGGGCAACAACACCCAATGATGTATAACAATACAACACAGCTTAGTCCGAATCAAACATATTATTCTCCAAATAGTCCACAG TACCCACAACCGATGATGGTTACTCAGCAGAGACCAATCTTGTTCATGCCGCCAACGCCATACCAACCG GAGATGCCATACAAAGGAAGAGACTCTTATTAG
- the TAFII21 gene encoding TATA binding protein associated factor 21kDa subunit (TATA binding protein associated factor 21kDa subunit (TAFII21); FUNCTIONS IN: transcription initiation factor activity, DNA binding; INVOLVED IN: transcription initiation; LOCATED IN: transcription factor TFIID complex; EXPRESSED IN: 23 plant structures; EXPRESSED DURING: 13 growth stages; CONTAINS InterPro DOMAIN/s: Transcription factor TAFII-31 (InterPro:IPR003162), Histone-fold (InterPro:IPR009072); Has 434 Blast hits to 434 proteins in 170 species: Archae - 0; Bacteria - 2; Metazoa - 206; Fungi - 130; Plants - 53; Viruses - 0; Other Eukaryotes - 43 (source: NCBI BLink).) yields MAGEGEEDVPRDAKIVKSLLKSMGVEDYEPRVIHQFLELWYRYVVEVLTDAQVYSEHASKPNIDCDDVKLAIQSKVNFSFSQPPPREVLLELAASRNKIPLPKSIAGPGVPLPPEQDTLLSPNYQLVIPKKSVSTEPEETEDDEEMTDPGQSSQEQQQQQQQTSDLPSQTPQRVSFPLSRRPK; encoded by the exons ATGGCaggagaaggtgaagaagatgtACCTAGAGATGCTAAGATTGTGAAATCTCTGCTTAAGTCGATGGGTGTAGAAGACTACGAGCCTCGTGTGATACATCAGTTTCTGGAGTTATGGTACCGGTATGTGGTCGAAGTGTTGACAGATGCTCAGGTTTACTCAGAGCATGCTAGCAAACCCAACATTGACTGTGATGATGTGAAGCTCGCTATTCAATCCAAAGTTAATTTCAGCTTCTCACAGCCTCCTCCAAGAGAG GTTCTGCTTGAGCTTGCTGCAAGTAGGAACAAGATACCTCTGCCAAAATCGATAGCAGGACCCGGTGTTCCACTCCCACCTGAACAGGACACATTGCTGAGCCCAAATTATCAGCTCGTGATACCGAAGAAGTCGGTTTCAACAGAACCTGAAGAAACCGAGGACGATGAAGAAATGACAGATCCTGGACAGTCctctcaagaacaacaacagcagcaacaacaaaccTCAGACCTTCCAAGCCAAACTCCTCAAAGGGTCTCTTTCCCACTCTCTAGACGACCCAAATAA
- the SPL2 gene encoding E3 Ubiquitin ligase family protein encodes MSSPERALLNLLTDIALSFDGAILGLTLAVSAVGSALKYASTNAALKKIKDAPEVSISDLRSLLPASEDKSETNDNRKSNDQRIVVVRGVVKPKISGDEGYKNNNVLISPETGDKALIIQRTQTYVYSGWKRLFQSTGHRFMLERSLRKHGADFTRTVPFVIVGKDQQSNSSFVAVNMDGSRQPLPLTTVYNRLQPINSSFLQAFLYPDYPVGLLDIEKILPPGKDITAVGIYSFNNGVPEIKSCQDLPYFLSEMTKDKMIEDLMEQTNFIFLGSVILGIVSVGILSYAAVRYWSCERSDLVLDLGNVSI; translated from the exons ATGTCCTCGCCGGAGCGTGCTCTCTTGAATCTATTGACGGACATCGCTCTCTCCTTCGACGGCGCAATCCTCGGACTGACTTTAGCTGTTAGCGCCGTCGGTTCTGCTCTCAAGTATGCTTCTACCAACGCCGCGttgaagaagatcaaagatgCACCCGAAGTCTCCATTTCCGACCTCCGATCACTGCTTCCGGCTTCTGAAGACAAATCAGAGACTAACGATAACAGGAAGAGCAATGATCAGCGAATCGTTGTGGTTCGCGGAGTCGTCAAACCGAAAATTTCCGGTGATGAGGGTTACAAGAACAACAACGTGTTAATCTCTCCGGAGACTGGAGATAAAGCTCTTATCATTCAGAGAACGCAAACT TATGTGTATAGTGGATGGAAGAGATTGTTTCAGTCCACTGGTCACCGGTTTATGTTGGAGAGATCATTGCGCAAACACGGTGCTGATTTTACGAGAACG GTCCCATTTGTCATTGTTGGAAAGGATCAGCAATCGAACTCTAGTTTTGTCGCTGTTAACATGGATGGCTCAAGGCAACCTCTTCCGCTTACCACTGTGTATAATCGCTTGCAGCCTATTAATTCTTCGTTTCTTCAAGCCTTTTTGTACCCCGATTATCCt GTTGGTCTGCTTGATATAGAGAAGATTTTACCACCTGGGAAAGATATAACAGCTGTTGGCATCTACAGTTTTAATAATGGAGTTCCTGAAATCAAATCGTGCCAAGATCTTCCTTATTTCTT ATCAGAGATGACCAAGGACAAGATGATTGAGGACCTTATGGAACAGACCAACTTTATATTCTTGGGCAGCGTTATCTTGGGCATTGTGTCTGTTGGCATCCTTAGCTATGCTGCTGTCAGGTACTGGAGTTGTGAGAGATCagatttggttttagatttgGGCAATGTTTCGATTTGA
- the BRX-LIKE3 gene encoding BREVIS RADIX-like 3 (BREVIS RADIX-like 3 (BRX-LIKE3); CONTAINS InterPro DOMAIN/s: Disease resistance/zinc finger/chromosome condensation-like region (InterPro:IPR013591); BEST Arabidopsis thaliana protein match is: DZC (Disease resistance/zinc finger/chromosome condensation-like region) domain containing protein (TAIR:AT3G14000.2); Has 30201 Blast hits to 17322 proteins in 780 species: Archae - 12; Bacteria - 1396; Metazoa - 17338; Fungi - 3422; Plants - 5037; Viruses - 0; Other Eukaryotes - 2996 (source: NCBI BLink).): MLTCIACTKQLNTNNGGSTREEDEEHGVIGTPRTKQAIKSLTSQLKDMAVKASGAYKNCKPCSGTTNRNQNRNYADSDAASDSGRFHYSYQRAGTATSTPKIWGNEMESRLKGISSEEGTPTSMSGRTESIVFMEDDEVKEWVAQVEPGVLITFVSLPQGGNDLKRIRFRSTRFPYYRDQLLLWCRQGWVFWPQNCREMFNKWQAQKWWVENFEKVMELYNVQFNQQSVPLQTPPVSEDGGSQIQSVKDSPVTPPLERERPHRNIPGSSGFASTPKLSSISGTKTETSSIDGSARSSSVDRSEEVSVSNASDMESEWVEQDEPGIYITIRALPDGNRELRRVRFSRDKFGETHARLWWEQNRARIQQQYL, from the exons ATGCTGACGTGTATAGCTTGCACGAAGCAGCTTAACACCAACAATGGCGGATCTACtcgagaagaagatgaagaacacgGAGTTATTGGTACCCCTAGGACTAAGCAAGCGATTAAATCACTGACGTCACAG CTAAAAGACATGGCAGTAAAGGCTTCAGGGGCATACAAAAACTGCAAACCGTGTTCTGGGACAACAAACCGGAATCAGAATCGAAACTATGCTGATTCGGATGCTGCTTCAGATTCTGGAAGATTCCATTATTCATACCAGAGAGCTGGGACTGCAACCTCAACTCCTAAGATTTGGGGGAATGAAATGGAGTCAAGGTTAAAAGGGATTTCTAGTGAAGAAGGTACACCTACGTCTATGAGTGGTCGAACAGAATCCATAGTGTTCATGGAGGATGATGAGGTCAAGGAATGGGTTGCTCAAGTGGAGCCTGGTGTTCTCATCACATTTGTGTCATTGCCTCAGGGAGGGAATGATCTTAAGAGAATTCGGTTCAG AAGCACCAGGTTTCCATATTACCGAGACCAGCTTCTGTTGTGGTGCCGTCAAGGATGGGTATTTTGGCCCCAGAATTG TCGTGAGATGTTTAATAAATGGCAAGCTCAAAAATGGTGGGTGGAGAATTTCGAGAAGGTCATGGAGTTATACAACGTGCAGTTCAATCAGCAGAGCGTACCGCTTCAAACTCCTCCTGTATCTGAAGATGGG GGCTCACAAATACAGTCCGTGAAGGACAGTCCTGTAACTCCACCGCTGGAAAGAGAGCGACCTCACCGCAATATTCCAGGCTCTTCTGGTTTTGCTTCAACCCCAAAGCTCTCTAGCATCAGCGGAACCAAGACTGAAACATCATCTATCGATGGTTCTGCTAGAAGTAGCTCGGTAGATCGATCCGAGGAGGTCTCAGTGAGTAACGCAAGTGACATGGAAAGTGAATGGGTAGAACAAGATGAGCCTGGTATCTATATTACTATCAGAGCTTTACCAGATGGAAATCGCGAGCTTAGGCGAGTTCGATTCAG CCGAGACAAGTTTGGGGAAACACATGCGAGGTTATGGTGGGAACAAAACAGAGCGCGTATACAACAGCAATACTTGTGA
- the NF-YA5 gene encoding nuclear factor Y, subunit A5 (''nuclear factor Y, subunit A5'' (NF-YA5); FUNCTIONS IN: sequence-specific DNA binding transcription factor activity, specific transcriptional repressor activity; INVOLVED IN: response to water deprivation, negative regulation of gene-specific transcription, regulation of transcription, DNA-dependent; LOCATED IN: CCAAT-binding factor complex, nucleus; EXPRESSED IN: 10 plant structures; EXPRESSED DURING: LP.04 four leaves visible, 4 anthesis, C globular stage, petal differentiation and expansion stage, D bilateral stage; CONTAINS InterPro DOMAIN/s: CCAAT-binding transcription factor, subunit B (InterPro:IPR001289), CCAAT-binding factor, conserved site (InterPro:IPR018362); BEST Arabidopsis thaliana protein match is: nuclear factor Y, subunit A6 (TAIR:AT3G14020.1); Has 683 Blast hits to 683 proteins in 160 species: Archae - 0; Bacteria - 0; Metazoa - 143; Fungi - 133; Plants - 381; Viruses - 0; Other Eukaryotes - 26 (source: NCBI BLink).) — MQVFQRKEDSSWGNSMPTTNSNIQGSESFSLTKDMIMSTTQLPAMKHSGLQLQNQDSTSSQSTEEESGGGEVASFGEYKRYGCSIVNNNLSGYIENLGKPIENYTKSITTSSMVSQDSVFPAPTSGQISWSLQCAETSHFNGFLAPEYASTPTALPHLEMMGLVSSRVPLPHHIQENEPIFVNAKQYHAILRRRKHRAKLEAQNKLIKCRKPYLHESRHLHALKRARGSGGRFLNTKKLQESSNSLCSSQMANGQNFSMSPHGGGSGIGSSSISPSSNSNCINMFQNPQFRFSGYPSTHHASALMSGT, encoded by the exons ATGCAAGTGTTTCAAAGGAAAGAAGATTCATCTTGGGGAAACTCAATGCCTAcaacaaattcaaatattcaaGGATCTGAATCTTTCAGCTTGACTAAGGATATGATAATGTCTACAACACAATTACCCGCGATGAAACATTCGGGTTTGCAGCTGCAAAATCAAGATTCAACCTCATCACAATCtactgaagaagaatcagGCGGCGGTGAAGTTGCAAGCTTTGGAGAATATAAGCGTTATGGATGCAGCATTGTTAATAACAATCTCTCAGGTTACATCGAAAACTTGGGAAAGCCTATTGAAAATTATACTAAGTCAATTACTACCTCGTCGATGGTGTCTCAAGACTCTGTGTTTCCTGCTCCTACTTCTGGTCAAATATCTTGGTCTCTTCAATGTGCTGAAACGTCACATTTCAATGGTTTCTTGGCTCCTGAATATGCATCAACACCAACG GCGCTGCCACATTTAGAGATGATGGGTTTGGTTTCTTCAAGAGTGCCATTGCCTCATCACATTCAAGAGAATGAACCAATATTTGTCAATGCGAAACAGTATCATGCGATTCTCCGTCGCAGGAAGCACCGTGCTAAACTCGAAGCTCAGAACAAACTCATCAAATGCCGTAAA CCGTACCTTCATGAGTCTCGCCATCTTCATGCTTTAAAGAGAGCTAGAGGCTCCGGTGGACGTTTCCTCAATACAAAGAAGcttcaagaatcatcaaaCTCACTGTGTTCTTCTCAAATGGCAAATGGACAAAATTTCTCTATGAGCCCTCACGGTGGTGGAAGCGGAATCGGGTCTAGTTCGATCTCACCGAGCTCCAATTCAAACTGTATCAACATGTTCCAAAACCCGCAGTTCAGATTCTCAGGTTATCCGTCAACACACCATGCCTCAGCTCTCATGTCAGGGACTTGA